The Echinicola rosea genome has a segment encoding these proteins:
- a CDS encoding acetyl-CoA C-acyltransferase, which translates to MKEVYIISAIRTPLGSFGGKFSSLTAVELGSQAIKGALDRAQVSPDHVEEVIMGNVLSANLGQAPARQASIGAGIGYEVPCTTVNKVCASGMKSVIFAAQSIMTGQSEVIVAGGMESMSNVPYYIPKARFGYKFGNGEFIDGLAKDGLHEVYYNFPMGNCAENTAKQRNISREMQDQYAVQSYKRAAEAWKTQAFSNEVIPVTLKGRKGETITVTEDEEYQKVIFEKIPSLRPVFDKEGTVTAANASTMNDGASALVLMSKEKAESLGLKPIAKIRGFADAATDPLWFTTAPALAIPKALKNAGISAEKVDYYEINEAFSAVALANQQELDIPNDRLNVFGGAVSLGHPLGASGARIMATLFTVLQQKNGHIGVAGICNGGGGASAIVIERMKD; encoded by the coding sequence ATGAAAGAAGTCTATATCATTTCAGCAATAAGAACTCCCTTGGGGAGTTTTGGAGGTAAGTTCTCAAGTCTCACGGCAGTGGAACTGGGGAGCCAAGCCATCAAAGGCGCTTTGGACAGGGCACAAGTGTCTCCGGATCATGTCGAAGAGGTGATCATGGGAAATGTGCTATCTGCAAACCTTGGCCAAGCTCCTGCCCGCCAAGCGTCCATAGGTGCCGGCATTGGCTACGAAGTTCCTTGTACCACCGTCAATAAGGTCTGTGCATCCGGCATGAAGTCGGTGATATTTGCAGCACAATCCATCATGACCGGCCAAAGCGAAGTGATCGTCGCAGGAGGCATGGAGAGCATGTCCAATGTCCCCTACTACATTCCCAAAGCCCGCTTTGGCTATAAATTTGGCAATGGTGAATTTATCGATGGACTCGCCAAAGACGGCCTGCACGAAGTGTATTACAATTTTCCCATGGGAAATTGTGCCGAAAATACGGCCAAGCAACGGAACATCAGCCGGGAGATGCAGGACCAATATGCTGTGCAGTCCTACAAGCGGGCTGCTGAAGCGTGGAAAACCCAAGCTTTTAGCAATGAGGTAATTCCCGTGACATTGAAGGGTAGAAAAGGAGAAACCATCACTGTGACGGAAGATGAAGAATATCAAAAAGTCATTTTCGAAAAAATACCCTCGCTGCGACCTGTTTTTGACAAAGAAGGCACAGTAACCGCTGCCAATGCCTCTACTATGAACGATGGTGCTTCGGCACTGGTGCTGATGAGCAAGGAGAAAGCCGAAAGCCTGGGACTGAAACCCATTGCCAAAATACGGGGTTTTGCCGATGCCGCTACCGATCCGTTGTGGTTTACGACCGCTCCTGCCCTGGCCATTCCCAAAGCCCTCAAAAATGCAGGCATAAGTGCAGAGAAGGTGGATTATTACGAAATCAATGAGGCATTTTCAGCTGTAGCCCTTGCCAACCAGCAGGAATTGGACATTCCGAATGACCGCCTCAACGTTTTTGGAGGAGCCGTATCCCTCGGCCATCCACTTGGCGCATCAGGAGCACGGATCATGGCCACGCTTTTCACTGTACTTCAGCAAAAAAATGGCCACATAGGCGTGGCTGGCATCTGTAACGGCGGGGGCGGTGCGTCAGCCATCGTTATCGAACGCATGAAAGACTAG